Genomic DNA from Eleutherodactylus coqui strain aEleCoq1 chromosome 8, aEleCoq1.hap1, whole genome shotgun sequence:
ACGCTGACGAACATTGTTGTGACGTGCTCTAAAACCATTATTCACAGTTAGAGCCCAAGACTTGTTATTACGACCAATAATAGATTCGTTACCATCCACCTTCCTCTCCAGACTTTCCCCGGCCACTCCTATCAGCCATCTCTCCGCCTGACTCACATCCACCTCCCAGTAACGTCTCCCAGAGGAGAAGCTGCGGGAGCTGAGCACCTGACGAGATGTGAACCTCTTGGGCCCATCAGGTCTGTTCTGTGATGTAGCGGTATAAGAAGCCGATCTGAGATTCTTTGATATAATAATTTTATTATGAGCCGTGTCTTTATCCAGAAGAACATCTGACTTCTCCATCTCCGAGAACTGTCTTTTTATCTTCAAGGCAATCAGACTATTGGCAACGTATAACAGTCCGCTGTGTAATAGCAGGGAGACGATACTTTCATCCAGGCACTGGGCATCTCCTACCTcaccgatgacatcacagctCTTTCCACTGATGTCACCACAATCTTCTTGTAGGAAGGTCAATGGATCAGTGATATTACATAATCCCTCAAATTGTGTAATCTTCTTGGTCAGCTCATCTTTGTGTAGCTCCACCTGTCTGACTAGATCAGACACTGAGAGTGACACCTGATCCTGCTGTCTGGTAATCTCATCCTGGATTCTCTTTTccagaccatccagcttctccctgaGATCAGTGAACAGACCAGAGACTTTCTCAGTGAGTGCGGCTGATGTCTCTCTTTGTTCTGTCTCATGATCCTTTAGATTCTGGACTCTTCTTCCAGCTTCTTCTCTCTCGGACTTCAGCTCCTCTAAGACAGTTTTGatcttctctttctccttctcacAGGCCACAGTCAGTAGCTGCACATCATGTCCCTTGTGATCTCCGGCCACCCAGCAGGACACACAGATACAGGCGCCATCTACAGGACAATAGTATTTCAGGGCCTCATGGTGTATGGAGCATTTTCTCTCCTCCAGGGTAACAGTGGGTCCAACTAGAGTATGTTCTGGTGACTTACTGTGTCTAGGTAAGTGCTCTTCACAGAATGAAGCCTCACAGAGTAGACATGTCCTCACAGCCGGGACCGGAGACTTTATACAGTAAGTACAGAAGAGTCTGCCCTCCATATCCGGCTGACTAGATAAGAAACGCTCCACTATATTCGCCAGcttcctgttcttctccaggGCCGGACGCTGCGGGGATTCTTCTCTGCAGTCAGGACAGGAATACACTCCAGCTGcctcctgtgcatccagcgcacTCACAATACACGAGCggcagaagttgtgtccacatctcagGGATACGGGATCTGTATAGAGGCTCAGGCAGATGGAGCAGTCCAGCTCCTCCCGCAGGTCAGCAGACGCCATCATACTAGGAAAGAGACGGAATCGAAAGTTAGAAAGTTTCTCCACCTCATCGGGCAGAGACTTCCTGTAGAAGGATTAACCCCTGCAGTCCTGGAAGGGGCAGTCACACTATGAGGAGAAGCACAAAGCTTTGAATAGTAAAAGGAGGAGATTTAGACAATGGCAAGATATTCAGCGAGGACATTCCTACTGGGGTCTGTAAAAACACCCAAAATGATAAAACTAGAAGCTAAAACTAGTAAACAGACCAATCACTGCAAAGGCTTCAGTGTAATACCGTACTATTGTCATGTCACAGTCCCCGGGCCACAAGGAATCCCCTGCGGGCAACATGGTGTGCAGCCTGATCTGTGCAGTCTGAAGCCGGGTGCTGATTCTCATGGATTAACCCATGGCTGTCTGAAACATCTCAGCAAGTTTCACAGTTACAGAAAACACAGAAGATTGGATCAGCCTTGTGCTTAACGACGGCACGAGCGGGTTACGTCACTGCTAGTTGTTGGCGCTCCTGCAGTGCGTTTAAACAGGCCGATCACCGCTGAagtatcgctcacttctcgctcagcgtCTCACATTCTATATGAAGCGATGAGCGGGAAACCttcagcgagaagtgagcgacaGGCCAACAGTAAGCGAATAGTGCtcaatggctttgcatttagaagCAGCGATTAGCGCGCAAATTCATCAATTTGAATACATTTTTCAAgttaatcatcccgtgtaaatggccattAAGTGCTGCTCAGCCTCCTTCAATGTACAGCAAGTAGGTGAAGGAGACGTTTTCTTATTTTTCAATAGGGGTGAAGttttggcccttttacacggctgatgaatcgttcagattcctgaaTCCTGCGGgtatctgaacgattatcgctcagtgtaaatgcagccccgACTGAAGGACAAACGAGAATTCATTTGCTGTGAGTAGAGTTGGAGCGGCCGGGGATCGTTCTCGCTCATCCGCCTCCACTCACACTAA
This window encodes:
- the LOC136577046 gene encoding E3 ubiquitin/ISG15 ligase TRIM25-like produces the protein MMASADLREELDCSICLSLYTDPVSLRCGHNFCRSCIVSALDAQEAAGVYSCPDCREESPQRPALEKNRKLANIVERFLSSQPDMEGRLFCTYCIKSPVPAVRTCLLCEASFCEEHLPRHSKSPEHTLVGPTVTLEERKCSIHHEALKYYCPVDGACICVSCWVAGDHKGHDVQLLTVACEKEKEKIKTVLEELKSEREEAGRRVQNLKDHETEQRETSAALTEKVSGLFTDLREKLDGLEKRIQDEITRQQDQVSLSVSDLVRQVELHKDELTKKITQFEGLCNITDPLTFLQEDCGDISGKSCDVIGEVGDAQCLDESIVSLLLHSGLLYVANSLIALKIKRQFSEMEKSDVLLDKDTAHNKIIISKNLRSASYTATSQNRPDGPKRFTSRQVLSSRSFSSGRRYWEVDVSQAERWLIGVAGESLERKVDGNESIIGRNNKSWALTVNNGFRARHNNVRQRLLSAPPVQAVGIYLDYEAGRLSFYQLCDPIRHLHTFTASFTEPLYAAFLLFQDSSIRIMK